Proteins found in one Campylobacter canadensis genomic segment:
- a CDS encoding NADP-dependent isocitrate dehydrogenase, with amino-acid sequence MGIIYTFTDESPALATLSFLPIAQAFLSKANIKIDVSDISLAARILAAQNSYLKEEQKVEDALAKLGELVKKDGTNLIKTPNISASIPQLKAAIKELQEKGFNVPNYPDNPSNAEEEQIKENYAKVLGSAVNPVLRQGNSDRRSTNAVKEYAKANPYKVKEFSKDSKTRVSYMNDGDFFDNEKAVLIPNDGTIKLYEVVNQEKNELKSFAVSKDEILDATFMNVEKLDKFYDEQIKICKEEDILFSLHLKATMMKISDPVLFAHALKVFFKELFTEFKDEFEKLQINPNNGLSELLSKIENSNKKDEILKKYNEILEKTPISMVNSDKGITNLHVPSDVIVDASMPAMLKNGAKLWDKEGKEKDTNAVIPDKTYATIYEAVIDDLRQNGTLNPSKIGSVSNVGLMAKKAQEYGSHDKTFIANKDANYVIELDGKEIMRHEVKKGDIYRINLAKMDAIKNWIKLAEQRFEQSKEEVIFWLDEKRPSNKIMIDIIKAELANKFKILKPYDACKESLRIIRSGKNCISATGNVLRDYLTDLFPILELGTSAKMLSIVPMLNGGAMFETGAGGSAPKQVEQVIEENHLRWDSLGEFLALQSSLEYEYIHNKNQKANVLAQAFDEAISNYLEENKAPSRKAKENDNRTSHFYFALYLANALAKQNQDMQLQSFFKEVADKLNKNVDTIFNEFMQEEGKKVDLGGYYVLGQKAQEIMRPSKTLNDIINFIKESK; translated from the coding sequence GTGGGTATTATTTACACATTCACAGATGAATCACCTGCGTTGGCAACACTTAGTTTTTTGCCTATTGCACAAGCATTTTTAAGTAAGGCAAATATTAAAATTGATGTTAGTGATATTTCACTAGCTGCAAGAATTTTAGCTGCTCAAAATTCTTATTTAAAAGAAGAGCAAAAGGTAGAGGATGCTTTAGCAAAATTAGGAGAACTAGTAAAAAAAGATGGAACAAATCTAATAAAAACCCCAAACATATCAGCTTCAATCCCACAACTTAAAGCTGCTATTAAAGAATTGCAAGAAAAGGGTTTTAATGTTCCAAATTATCCTGATAATCCAAGCAATGCTGAAGAAGAGCAAATTAAAGAAAATTATGCAAAAGTTTTAGGCTCTGCAGTTAATCCTGTATTAAGACAAGGAAATTCAGATAGAAGAAGTACAAATGCAGTAAAAGAATATGCAAAAGCAAATCCTTATAAAGTAAAAGAATTTAGCAAAGATTCAAAAACAAGAGTTTCTTACATGAATGATGGAGATTTCTTTGACAATGAAAAAGCAGTTTTAATTCCAAACGATGGTACAATAAAACTCTATGAAGTTGTAAATCAAGAAAAAAATGAATTAAAAAGTTTTGCAGTTTCTAAAGATGAAATTTTAGATGCAACTTTTATGAATGTAGAAAAACTTGATAAATTTTACGATGAGCAAATTAAAATTTGCAAAGAAGAAGATATTTTATTTTCATTACATTTAAAAGCAACTATGATGAAAATAAGCGACCCTGTATTATTTGCACACGCTTTAAAGGTATTTTTTAAAGAATTATTTACTGAATTTAAAGATGAATTTGAAAAATTACAAATCAATCCAAATAATGGTTTAAGTGAGCTTTTAAGTAAAATTGAAAACTCAAATAAAAAAGATGAAATTTTAAAAAAGTACAACGAAATTTTAGAAAAAACACCAATTTCAATGGTAAATTCAGATAAAGGTATTACAAATCTTCATGTTCCAAGCGATGTTATCGTTGATGCTTCTATGCCTGCAATGCTTAAAAACGGTGCAAAATTATGGGATAAAGAAGGAAAAGAAAAAGATACAAATGCCGTAATTCCTGATAAAACTTATGCTACTATTTACGAAGCTGTAATTGATGATTTAAGACAAAATGGCACCTTAAACCCAAGCAAAATAGGTTCAGTTAGCAATGTTGGTTTAATGGCTAAAAAAGCTCAAGAATATGGCTCACATGATAAAACCTTCATAGCAAACAAAGATGCAAACTATGTAATAGAGCTTGATGGTAAAGAAATTATGCGTCATGAAGTTAAAAAAGGCGATATTTATAGAATAAATCTTGCAAAAATGGATGCAATTAAAAACTGGATAAAATTAGCAGAACAAAGATTTGAACAAAGCAAGGAAGAAGTAATTTTTTGGCTAGATGAAAAACGCCCTAGCAATAAAATTATGATTGATATCATTAAGGCTGAATTAGCAAATAAATTTAAAATTCTAAAGCCTTACGATGCTTGCAAAGAAAGTTTAAGAATAATTAGAAGTGGAAAAAACTGCATAAGTGCTACTGGTAATGTTTTAAGAGATTATTTAACTGATTTATTCCCTATTTTAGAACTTGGAACAAGTGCAAAAATGCTTTCAATAGTTCCTATGCTAAATGGTGGAGCTATGTTTGAAACAGGAGCTGGTGGTTCAGCGCCAAAACAAGTAGAGCAAGTAATAGAAGAAAACCATTTACGCTGGGATAGTTTGGGCGAATTTTTAGCTCTTCAAAGCTCACTTGAATATGAATATATTCATAATAAAAACCAAAAAGCAAATGTATTAGCACAAGCTTTTGATGAAGCAATTTCAAATTATTTAGAAGAAAATAAAGCACCAAGCAGAAAGGCAAAAGAAAATGATAATAGAACAAGTCATTTTTATTTTGCACTATATTTAGCAAATGCATTAGCAAAGCAAAATCAAGATATGCAATTACAAAGCTTTTTTAAAGAAGTTGCTGATAAATTAAATAAAAATGTAGATACAATTTTTAATGAATTTATGCAAGAAGAAGGTAAAAAAGTTGATTTAGGCGGATATTATGTTTTAGGACAAAAAGCACAAGAGATTATGCGTCCTAGCAAGACTTTAAATGATATTATTAATTTTATTAAGGAGAGCAAATGA
- the mltG gene encoding endolytic transglycosylase MltG has protein sequence MNIKNIFMSISIIFEVFFIIFFTIFIYLNQPVYLQSVVYIPKGSNLQIINSLNKSKVQFSKLDQYLLLFFGKAQSGWINMSAIKLSRYEALKEFTSNKAALVNITLIPGETSEYFLKNIVATKLNLSYEKLLEELNAQSKYTNGVFIPQTYSIPLGIDEKLFINYLLAYANKHYEKIAKKIFGEYNEKKFYRFIIVASIIQKEAANKDEMPIVASVIYNRLNKNMYLQMDGMLNYGLNSHTKITAQMIREDNSEFNSYKNKNLPSVAICNTSDDAILAAIAPAKSEFLYFVRDKKTQKHKFSKTLSEHQKEINKQKLN, from the coding sequence ATGAATATTAAAAATATCTTTATGAGTATATCAATTATTTTTGAAGTTTTTTTTATCATTTTCTTTACCATTTTTATATATTTAAATCAGCCTGTATATTTACAATCAGTTGTATATATCCCTAAAGGCTCTAATTTACAAATTATAAACAGCTTAAATAAATCTAAAGTGCAATTTTCAAAATTAGACCAATATTTATTACTTTTTTTTGGCAAAGCTCAAAGTGGTTGGATAAATATGAGTGCTATAAAATTAAGTAGATACGAAGCTTTAAAAGAATTTACAAGCAATAAAGCAGCCTTAGTAAATATTACCTTAATTCCAGGAGAAACAAGCGAGTATTTTTTAAAAAATATAGTAGCAACAAAGTTAAATCTAAGTTATGAAAAACTTTTAGAAGAATTAAACGCTCAAAGCAAATATACAAACGGGGTTTTTATACCACAAACCTATTCTATTCCTTTAGGTATTGATGAAAAGTTATTCATTAACTATCTTTTAGCCTATGCAAACAAACATTATGAAAAAATAGCAAAAAAAATCTTTGGCGAATATAATGAAAAAAAATTTTATAGATTTATAATTGTTGCAAGTATTATTCAAAAAGAAGCAGCAAATAAAGACGAAATGCCAATAGTTGCAAGCGTAATTTATAATAGATTAAATAAAAATATGTATTTGCAAATGGATGGAATGCTAAATTATGGGTTAAATTCGCATACAAAAATTACAGCTCAAATGATAAGAGAAGACAATAGCGAATTTAATTCTTATAAAAATAAAAATTTGCCAAGTGTTGCGATTTGTAACACTTCTGATGATGCAATACTGGCTGCAATAGCACCTGCAAAGAGTGAATTTTTATATTTTGTAAGAGATAAAAAAACACAAAAACATAAATTTAGCAAGACTTTAAGCGAACATCAAAAAGAAATTAACAAACAAAAATTAAATTAA
- a CDS encoding AsmA-like C-terminal domain-containing protein: MIKKTSKIIDILIKIFLIFIALFITFLFVLVNGIKISHFSLYNITFDNLFVKLDKKLTINAEKITILTNQKQQEQNEEFNNKKVEQIFLDIKNYKALFLFFEQINIKNLELDNNALSIMYNKERLKINSSYFSLDLNIDLNKNEVYASINQFNFKDFVISGKLFYADTISFQGTISNKSKNIQANFDIELIKNKSVIKISKAFIKNQDELYEYLKDYISPTIKEWAFVRSRFSEAIFSAEFILINNNINSSKVVGNFVEVVESYHDKAPKAYAKNMEFSYINNKLELKAKDVIDSEKNNVKEFKLVIDEIGYSPTNIDILVENILFTKSIYPIINAYGVELNLEQLSGSTNAKIAIVLDHGAKINIDVDLNGKMQFKNIVFDANNVKINIDNNYTKINGDFTYENIASKNTSIIADNHTKLVQIKSKELNINYDKYFYFNQEANFNFDLNTQILDFKELGIKIDFNNKIYFESDLNNILAYSKLFQKYKFNGGKIIFNSNYDDIKISIINSDFFMNLYEYEDFSNIAKNQVKDYILNRAKAYKNDDFYINIKAKDISLNTKSQKIKILTENNEQKLYIKDLLYNYVEDTNNDSGEDFNIFAKRFAIVYDEYLFEFQKLHLVKKLEDIYLLANVGSEDSIYLNKNKDSFNFHIFHLKADDLNKIARTKILTGGELALTASGKNFNDYSGVINIIESSIANTKFYDSLIAFFDGISSAVKLKSQRRNKDGLKVKLASADFLKQNTTIKLNNININGYKFDALGSGNIDFINNNIDIFLNIYTLKDTNSLLSQIPLVKQIVLGDSKSRLATGLKIYGKLDDIKFSNTLAQDIITAPVNLIKNIFMLPVNIFK, translated from the coding sequence ATGATAAAAAAAACTTCAAAAATAATTGATATACTCATAAAGATATTTTTAATATTCATAGCTTTGTTTATAACCTTTTTATTTGTATTAGTAAATGGTATAAAAATTTCTCATTTTAGCTTATATAATATCACTTTTGATAATTTATTTGTTAAACTAGATAAAAAACTAACCATCAACGCTGAAAAAATTACAATATTAACCAATCAAAAACAACAAGAGCAAAATGAGGAATTTAATAATAAAAAAGTAGAACAGATATTTTTGGATATTAAAAACTATAAGGCTTTATTTTTATTTTTTGAACAAATTAATATAAAAAACTTAGAGCTTGATAATAACGCCTTAAGTATTATGTATAATAAAGAAAGGTTAAAAATAAATTCAAGTTATTTTTCTTTAGATTTAAATATTGATTTAAATAAAAATGAAGTTTATGCTAGTATTAATCAATTTAATTTTAAAGATTTTGTAATTAGTGGAAAATTATTTTATGCTGATACTATTTCTTTTCAAGGTACTATTAGTAATAAAAGTAAAAATATTCAAGCAAATTTTGACATTGAACTTATAAAGAATAAAAGTGTTATAAAAATAAGCAAGGCTTTTATTAAAAATCAAGATGAATTATATGAATATTTAAAGGATTATATAAGTCCTACAATTAAAGAATGGGCCTTTGTTAGAAGTAGATTTAGTGAAGCTATTTTTAGTGCTGAATTTATATTAATTAATAATAATATTAACAGTAGCAAGGTAGTTGGTAATTTTGTTGAAGTTGTAGAAAGCTATCATGATAAAGCTCCAAAAGCTTATGCTAAAAATATGGAATTTTCATATATAAATAATAAATTAGAATTAAAAGCAAAAGATGTAATAGATAGCGAAAAAAATAATGTTAAAGAATTTAAATTAGTAATTGATGAAATAGGGTATTCGCCTACAAATATTGATATTTTAGTAGAAAATATACTTTTTACAAAAAGCATATATCCTATTATAAATGCTTATGGAGTTGAACTTAATTTAGAGCAACTTAGTGGTAGTACTAATGCTAAAATCGCTATTGTTTTAGACCACGGAGCAAAAATAAATATTGATGTTGATTTAAATGGAAAAATGCAATTTAAAAATATAGTTTTTGATGCAAATAATGTAAAAATAAATATTGATAATAATTATACAAAAATAAATGGAGATTTTACATACGAAAATATTGCAAGTAAAAATACGAGTATTATTGCAGATAATCACACAAAATTAGTACAAATAAAAAGCAAGGAATTAAATATAAATTATGATAAATATTTTTATTTTAATCAAGAAGCGAATTTTAATTTTGATTTAAATACACAAATTCTTGATTTTAAAGAACTAGGAATAAAAATAGATTTTAATAATAAAATTTATTTTGAAAGTGATTTAAATAATATTTTAGCTTATTCAAAACTTTTCCAAAAATATAAATTTAATGGCGGAAAGATTATTTTTAATTCTAATTATGATGATATTAAAATTTCAATTATAAATTCAGATTTTTTTATGAATTTATACGAGTATGAAGATTTTTCAAATATTGCTAAAAATCAAGTAAAAGATTATATTTTAAATAGAGCAAAAGCTTATAAAAACGATGATTTTTATATTAATATTAAAGCAAAAGATATAAGCTTAAATACAAAAAGTCAGAAAATAAAAATACTTACTGAAAACAATGAACAAAAGTTATATATAAAAGATTTGCTTTATAATTATGTTGAAGATACAAATAATGATAGCGGCGAAGACTTTAACATTTTTGCAAAGCGATTTGCCATTGTTTATGATGAATATTTATTTGAATTTCAAAAATTGCATCTAGTAAAAAAATTAGAAGATATTTATTTATTAGCTAATGTAGGAAGCGAAGATAGTATTTATTTAAACAAAAATAAAGATTCTTTTAATTTTCATATTTTTCATTTAAAAGCTGATGATTTAAATAAAATAGCAAGAACTAAGATTTTAACAGGTGGAGAACTTGCCCTTACTGCTAGTGGGAAAAATTTTAATGATTATAGCGGGGTAATAAATATTATTGAATCTTCAATAGCAAATACTAAATTTTATGATTCTTTAATAGCATTTTTTGATGGAATTTCTTCAGCTGTCAAATTAAAAAGTCAGCGAAGAAATAAAGATGGTTTAAAGGTTAAGCTAGCTTCAGCTGATTTTCTTAAACAAAATACAACAATTAAGCTAAATAATATAAACATAAATGGTTATAAATTTGATGCCTTAGGCAGTGGAAATATTGATTTTATCAATAATAATATTGATATTTTTTTAAATATTTACACTTTAAAAGATACTAATTCTCTTTTATCACAAATTCCATTAGTAAAGCAGATAGTTTTAGGCGATAGCAAGTCTCGCTTAGCAACGGGTTTAAAAATTTATGGAAAATTAGATGATATTAAATTCTCAAATACCTTAGCGCAAGATATTATTACAGCACCAGTAAATTTAATAAAAAATATTTTTATGTTACCAGTAAATATTTTTAAATAA
- a CDS encoding DUF4198 domain-containing protein, whose translation MKFSKIAFLGLFVASSAFAHQFFPMKTDNGYKVGFWADDHWGQYQPDRVFGISAKDSKGKNLKAGYDYQNNTIFIEGNPSVASLNYDFGYYTFTKNGKHYAQIRSDLTDVGGANEVTQTRKIYKMGKSIFAWDEAAKKPLGLKFEIIPLQNPLVLKEGDKLKVQVLLDSKPVSGVEFEDQNDDIDGVVTDSKGIATLTLTKAKDGLQIIAAGIKLPYNLDRYGDTLQLTATLSFKSK comes from the coding sequence ATGAAATTTTCAAAGATTGCATTTTTAGGTTTATTTGTTGCTAGTTCGGCTTTTGCTCATCAATTTTTTCCTATGAAGACTGATAATGGATATAAGGTTGGTTTTTGGGCGGATGACCATTGGGGTCAATATCAGCCTGATAGAGTTTTTGGCATTAGTGCTAAGGATTCAAAAGGAAAAAATTTAAAAGCAGGTTATGATTATCAAAACAATACTATTTTTATAGAAGGAAATCCTTCAGTAGCTAGTTTAAATTATGATTTTGGTTATTATACTTTTACAAAAAATGGTAAGCATTATGCACAAATTCGTTCTGATTTAACTGATGTTGGGGGTGCAAATGAAGTAACTCAAACAAGAAAAATTTACAAAATGGGTAAAAGTATTTTTGCTTGGGATGAGGCAGCTAAAAAACCTTTAGGATTAAAATTTGAAATTATTCCTTTACAAAATCCATTAGTTTTAAAAGAAGGAGATAAGCTAAAAGTTCAAGTGCTTCTTGATTCAAAACCTGTAAGCGGAGTTGAATTTGAAGACCAAAATGATGATATTGATGGTGTTGTAACAGATTCAAAAGGTATAGCAACCTTAACATTAACTAAAGCAAAAGATGGTTTACAAATTATTGCAGCAGGAATTAAATTGCCTTATAATTTAGACAGATACGGCGATACTTTACAGCTTACCGCTACTTTAAGTTTTAAATCAAAATAA
- the galU gene encoding UTP--glucose-1-phosphate uridylyltransferase GalU → MIKTCIFPAAGYGTRFLPATKTLPKEMLPILNKPLIHYGLDEAISAGMTNIGIVSGRTKRALEDYFDISYEIEDAIAGSSKEELLNDVREQMKVCEFMFVRQRKMNGLGDAIHCAKNIVNNEAFGVILADDLCVNDKKSVMQQMAEVYEKYKCSVVALMQVEKEDVNKYGIIEGDKIEDNIYQITNMVEKPEPKDAKSNLAIIGRYILTPDIFEKIENTSAGKGGEIQITDALNKQAKLGKCVGLVFDGLRFDCGNVKGFFEATKYFYNKLYT, encoded by the coding sequence ATGATTAAAACTTGTATATTTCCTGCTGCAGGGTATGGAACTAGATTTTTACCAGCTACAAAAACCTTACCAAAAGAAATGCTACCTATTTTAAATAAACCACTTATTCATTATGGATTAGACGAAGCTATTAGTGCAGGTATGACAAATATTGGTATTGTAAGCGGAAGAACTAAAAGAGCTTTAGAAGATTATTTTGATATTTCTTACGAGATTGAAGATGCGATTGCAGGCAGTTCTAAAGAAGAATTATTAAACGATGTTAGAGAACAGATGAAAGTATGCGAATTTATGTTTGTAAGACAGCGTAAAATGAATGGTTTAGGAGATGCAATTCATTGTGCTAAAAACATAGTAAATAATGAAGCTTTTGGAGTTATTTTAGCAGATGATTTGTGTGTGAATGATAAAAAAAGTGTAATGCAACAAATGGCGGAAGTTTATGAAAAATATAAATGTAGCGTAGTTGCATTAATGCAGGTTGAAAAAGAAGATGTAAATAAATATGGTATTATTGAAGGAGATAAAATTGAAGATAATATTTATCAAATAACAAATATGGTTGAAAAACCAGAGCCAAAAGATGCAAAATCTAATTTAGCAATTATTGGTAGATATATTTTAACTCCTGACATCTTTGAAAAAATAGAAAATACTAGTGCGGGTAAGGGTGGAGAAATACAAATTACAGATGCTTTAAATAAACAAGCAAAATTAGGAAAATGTGTAGGTTTAGTTTTTGATGGTTTGAGATTTGATTGTGGTAATGTTAAAGGTTTTTTTGAAGCAACAAAGTATTTTTACAATAAATTATATACATAA